A region of the Arachis hypogaea cultivar Tifrunner chromosome 15, arahy.Tifrunner.gnm2.J5K5, whole genome shotgun sequence genome:
TTGCAAATTCCGATTCGAGATCTCTTAGTGCTCTCATGTATGCCAAGTATTGCTCCTCATTTGGGGAATATGCTGCATTAATCAAGGCTCGTTTTTCTTCTTTACACTTGAACTGATTCATGAAATTAGCATCCATATGACAGATACAATAAGCATGATATTCCCCTAGAGGATGCCATCCACTACCCTCTTCTTCCATTGCGGCATGTATGCCTTTAGCTCTATCAGATATGGCAAGACTATCTTCTTAGGGAGTCACATGCTGTCACAAATTCCTTATAAAGAATGACCAAGACTCTATTGACTCTGACTTAACCAATGCAAAAGCAATGGAAAGAATGTTTGAGTTGCCGTCTTGTGCAATGGCCATTAACAACCCTTTCGTATCGCCCATACAAAAGTGTGCCATCAATAGATACTAGAGGTTTAAAATACTTGAAGGCTTCAATGTAGGGAGAAAATGTCCAAAATACCTTATCAAACTGCATAGAACCAAAGTTTCGAAGCATGCCTTCATAATGTGGCACAAGCTTGATATCATGAACTAAACGAGGCAAACATTGCTCAATCACATTTAGCAACCTCGGAAGTTGGTTGTACAACTCTTCCTAATCCCCATTGATTTGAGCAATTGCTTTTTGCTTTGCCATATAAACTTTCCTGTACGACAGCTTAAATCTATAGCTCTATTCCATTATCCCTTGACCCATGTAGTACCCTAATCGGAACGGAAGGATTACTTAATTGATTAATATGTCaattatttttagaaatcttACAACAATAACGTGATAAACATGTAACCATTCTTCCAAAAacatatgaaaaattttaaaaaatttactttCTATCATGGAAAAGATAAGTCTGCAGATAAGGTTGCTGTTGAAATTTGAATGATCTTGAGAAATTGTTGACATCAAGCACGTGTGCATAGCCTCGTATTTATGAACATCCCAATAACCAAGATTTTATCAATATCCAATCCGAATGCTCCATCGACAACCTACAACATACTCTCTGCACTAACAATGATACTTCAAATAATCATATTCAACCACCTGATACTCTACACTCCAACAAATATTGTAGTTCTTGATGGCAAGGAGAACAGACTCTCTACTGTAAATCTATGGCCAACCCTCAGCTCCATGCTCCCATTTGTTTTATAGTCGTGACCGCCCCCTAACCAAAAGGCATCGGCTTCACTTATATAGCATCTAGGTCCAATGTCGAATAATGGCTTTGGAACTTGGGCTCGGCTAGGAAGTGGTAATGGTGGTGGCAATATATGTTGAGTTTCTGGGACAAACTCTATATCATTGCTATTACTATCAAAATCAGATTGGACTCACTCCTTGTCTTACTTGAACTCTTCAGAAACCAAATTAACATTAGATTCATCATTTGGAGAGAAGACTGAATTCTTGTGTGGAATTCGGTTCTTTCCACCTAACTTGTTCCTACTACACAATCTGTTGGGAGTTGGGACTGCTGCAAGTAAGGAAGAAGAACTATTGCCAACATCCACCAACTCAACGTAAAGTTTCATCACTTGTTCAATCATAATCTTTCCATGACAATCGAACATAACTCGCACATGATGATCATCATCTTTTAAGCACAATACCTTATATTGATTAATCCTTATGGCATCCAATGAAATGTACCGATACCCAATTTTTCGAACATGCTTAATTCCAAGAATTCCTATGTTGACTAATATCGAACTTTTAAGTTCTATCAACGAATGCAATCACCAAGTATGCATAACAATAGAATCACTGCATTCAAAATGTGCACCATCATCTTTACGTGATATTGTTGCATTCAGATAAACAACAACAACTATACATTCAGTAGTCATTTGGAGAATTTGTCTttatgagaaagaaagaagaatagaTGAAAGACAATCCTTCGTGACAATTTCACACGCAATAGTAACATCTACCGCCATTGCTCAGTGTGTGCACTATAAGATTTTTAGGTTATACTGCAGTCCATGTCTATAATAAAGCTTGCTTACGAAATTGTTAGTGAATGTTTAAAAcggtaaaaaattgaaaaaatatttaagagttaatatgattttattttattaaaaaaatccttgTGTTtcaccattttaaaaaaaaataccaaaaaggaAATAGTATTCGTGATCTTACTAAGTTAATGGCACAATCGACTTGTTACATACCTTATTTTAAACGTAAGAACAAGATAGAAGCATAGCATACAAATTGTTAGGCTAGTGAAGACACTATTTAATATTCTtactatttctttatttttttcatagtCAAATTACTGAATCATTTCTcattaatttattcaataatttatttttcttaaatcaattcatttttattttctctttttccccTATTATGCGAAATGTAGATCATTTTGAACCATACTTTTTAACTTCATTCATTTTCTGattgaaaatatcaaatgtaatttttttaatatataacgtTTAAATGTtactaagatatatatatataaaccgtACCAAATCATACTTAATCTCCAACATAATTCTTTAACTATAATTTTTTCACAAAAGAGCATTTCGCCTAATAAGCCATCGAGATGAGTGAAAAAGCATTACAAATACAAGAACCAATCAAAGCCGTTGCAGAGACACTACAGAAACACAATACACCTAACAACAACAAATTAAGGCAATGCATCGACTATGAATTATATGTCAATTCCAGCAGCAGCAGCATCAGCATGTGATGTTTAACACTCTTTCAATCTTTGATATCCACCAATGGATTCACATAAACTCCTCATCATTCCTCATCTTTAATGGCATCTGAATAAAATCCAATGGCTTTCTGCTACTCCTTCCCCTTGTAAACTAGTTATTTTCTATTTCcaccttaaaaaaaataaaaataaaaaaaagacaatGATAATTGATAAAtgccttttttttcaaaatttttaatgtcgattttttttgtgaaaaaagaaaacaaacaaacaaatggaACAATGTTTTTCATGATAATTTCAAGAATGTTTCAAATGAATCATTTGATCTATGGTAGAGCCAGCATAAAGATGAAAGTTATCAAGCCATCAACCTACAAGTTTAGCTCAGCTAACAAATGAAAATACTCTCTACTGAACAATTCCTATCGTATAAAATTACCATAATTGTTTCATTAAAACCAGATTTGATCACATAATTGTTTCTTAACACAATATTTTAACTTTAATGAGATTCGAACTTACAAGCCCGAATATACCACCAAAGTTTCTCATTTTAATTGTAAAGTTTATaggtttattatttttcttaacatGATTATATGGGAACATGCGATTCATGATAGAATATTCCAACTTTTTTGAGCATTAACCTGTGCAAATGTTTCTTGCTACTCTTTGGGGTGCTTGGAGATTGCGCAAGAGGCTAGTGTTTGATCAAAATCCTTTGGCTTTGAAGTTTGAATCAGTAACCTTTTTTATCAAGTTGATTGCTTTGGTACAATATGCTTCAGGTATAACTGCATGAACACAGAAAAAAGACAAGATGTTTGCAAAATAACATTTGAGATTTCATCTAAGGCTACATCAGCTAGTATGCTGCTGCATGGGAGTTTACTTTAAATATGGGGGAAATTAAAAGATCGAAAGACAATAAGAGTGCAGGGAAGCTTCACAACTAACAAGGATTCCCTTTGAATGATGAAAATCACAACCATGTCAGCTTAAGAATAAATTAACATCAATGCacatatataattacaaaaataaaaaaggaaataatTATAGATCCGACAAGCCACATATAACAGCCATCTAGTCACCGAAAATGCCATAAAATAAGCAACAACAAAGAAAACACTTAGGTGTGGGTAAAGCAGAATAAAGAATCACAATCATGTGAAGATCTAAAAGCATTAATATGGAATCGAAAGATGATCGAGAACAAAACACAAGTTAAAAAGAAAGATACAAACAACATTTTGTGATGTCTGACAAGAAGAATCTCACCAACTTTTATCCTTGCAACAGGCCTTTAGATATCATTTCACGAAGAAGTTTTTCCGCGTTATCATTTTCACCTCTTTCAAACAGAGCACGAATGATTATTTCATAAGTCACAGCATTTGGTAAGCAACCATTGTCTTCCATTTTTGACAAGAAAGCCAATGCTTCAGGAAGTAGGCCCTGTTTGCAAAGCCCCTTTATCATAATAGTGTATGTCCTCACGTCTGGACGATAGCCTTTAATGGAAAGATCTTGAAAAATCTCTTTTGCATTTTTAAGTCTTCCACTTTTGCACAGGCCATCTATAAGTATGTTGTATGTATACATATCTGGTTCAATGCCACACTCTTTCATTTGATTGAATAACATAAGTGCCTTGTCATGTTGTTTGATATTGAACAAAGCATCCAGCAAAGAACTGTAAGTGACTATATCAGCAGGTTGACCTCCATCATGCATCTTTTCAAGAAGCTCCAAAGCACAAAGGATTCTCCTTGATTTTCCCAAGCCATCAACTAGAGTATTGTATGTTACCGTGTTAGGAACCAAGTTCTTGCGACGCATCTCTTCGAAGAGATTCAAGGCGTCATCGATCATTTTACTTTTGCAAAAGCCATTAATCATGATATTGTAACTCCAAACATTAGGACACACTCTACTCTCGGCCATTGTGTTGAATACATATTTTGCCTTATTTACCTGATTAACCAAACAAAATCCGTCCATGAAGCTGTTATAAGTAACCACATTTGGTTTCACACCATGTTTTGTCATCACAGCCAACACATTCTTGGCATCTTTGATCTTTCCTTCCTTGCATAGCCCATCGATCAAAATACTATAGGTACGAACATTTGGAGTAATGTTTATGAGAATCATATCATTTAGCAAATGAACGGCTTCCTTGAGTTGACCAGCAAGGCACAATCCATAAATTTGAGTGTTGTACGTGATAACATTGGGAGAAATTCCCTTAGCAAGCATTTCAGAGTATAAATGGAAAGCATCATTTACAAGTGTAACCTTGTAAAGGCTATCAATAATTGAGTTGTACATGAAGACATTAGGAACAATCCCATGCCGTGGGATCTTTCTCAGCACTTGAATAGCAGCAGATGTGTGTCCGGTCTTACAGAGCCCAGTAATCAAGGTCCCATAAGTGACTTGATTAAACTGAAATCCATGAACCAGCAGTCTGTCATGAAAGCGCACTGCTTTTTCAACACTACCACAGAGATAGAGACCTTTCAGGATTGTTGTCAATGTGACCGTATTAGGTTGATAATCCATTCTGAAAATCTTGGCCAATACAGAGAAAGCAAGCGTCATACGACCCATGCCGCAACAACAATTAATTACGATGCTCAAAGTAAATAAGTCGGGAGCGATTCCCCTGGCTTGCAATTGCTGAAAAAGGGAAATGGCGGTGGAGAAATGGTTGGTCTTGGCAAGAGATCCCAAAATCTTGGTGAATTGGATGATGGACGGAGGGTGACGCATAGAGAGCATGCGAGAAAAGGAATCAACAGCTTCATCAAGTGATTGGggctgagagtgagagtgagagtgagagtgtagGGATGAAGTTGAAGGGAAGCAAAGACGGAGAGGGGAGTAGGGAACACAACAAGGAGAGGGATTTGGGATTTGAAGAGCATACCTTAACATGATTCGTGAGAATGAGAAGAATGACAACATTCTTGCAACCACCAACAGAGTGAGGGTAGAATCAAGCTTGTTCGaggttatttacttatttatttaattgtttcTACTTTTGTAGTTTTGTTATCTTATTTAGGCCACggattttagtaatttcaaattGAACCCTCTGTTTTCATTTTTTGTAATTCTACATTTACCCCTACGATTTTTAGTTTCCAAATTTCCCCTCTCCACCCTTAAACATAATTTGTGATTCTGCTAGGGTTCTTGACGTTTTCGGCAGTCTGTCTTCTTCCGTCGTCGCTGTTTGTGCAATGTGTGTCGCTGTCGTCGCCCTGTTTCTCTTTCTCGCCACCAACTCTGACTTTATTCCTTCTCCCTCCGCCTCTGCCTCTGCCACCTACTCCAAACGCATCAAGGTTCCATTCTTTTCGCTTTTTCTATGAAAACTACATGGAGTGTTGATGAAGTTCTTGTAGTTAAAAATTACGTCTTGTTTTTGACGATGTGGATAGGTAGTTGATCGATTGATTTCGTGGTGGCTATAACTAAATGACGATGATAAGTTATAAATTCATTTTGTGTTTGAGGAACAATAGATTCTTAGTTTGGTACATATTTGCATGTATGTAAATGTAGTAGGCAGATACTGAATTTGATATTGTTCATGTTGGATTGGAATTTATATTCTTCTGTAATTCTATTCTTCTGTAAATAATCATCAATTTTATTTAATGGGAAATCCTTTTATAATTTTCATTCCCCACATTTGCttctattttttgtaatttaaatttcgAGTAACAAATGACATAACATTCTTCTTGGAAACAAAGTTAAAAGTATAATtccttttttaaattatactatttaaaaatataatataatttcttGGGTGAAAATTTTATCTGCAAAATGTATTGGAACTTtaagttaaaataatttttgttgttttcaCCGTTTCTCTCTGAAAATAAAACAAACCATTTTAAGACCGAAGTTTATACTTACCTCTAGCTCCTCACTTTTATTTACTAGCTAGTAACTCTAGCTTAGTATTGTCCAAAACAGAATCCTATTTAGTTACTGTAGTGCTTGCTCAATTGTTAGTTTTGTTGCCTTCATCTAGCTGACCTTGCATTTCTTCTAAAGTGTTTTATAATTTTGCAATATCTTGTCATTTAGCTTCTTCAAGGTCAATTAGTATATTGAGAATGACATAATATCAATTCGTGTTTATTAATGAATTGTTGATGTAAATTTCTTAGCTAGACTAATTGTTATGTAAGTTCTTCTGTGTATTATGATGCGAAAAGAAAAGATAGAGCATTTTCCGGATTAACAAAGTAGGAATTCACTACTTTTATTTACAAAATTCAATTCTTGTTTTATGATTTGTTTGTAACTTCCTATTTTCACTAGCATTAGTATAATTAGCCATCCATTTAGCCATTGCATTCTCTTTACTCAAAATTGAGTTGTGTCATTATTTTAGCTTTTCTGCCCGGTTATCATTTTTAATTCTTTCATTATCACAGCCTTGTGGTtgaatatgatattttttatttttttctcataaaGAATTAGAGGTGACAACCTGGATTAAGAATGACCTTACTCATTACAAGAAGTATAAACATACATATAACAATCCTACTCCTTTTTGGTTTTATGTTTTGGGGGGGGAGGGGGGATTGTTTATCAAATCAAGGAAAAGATTTATCATTCTTTGCTGAAATTCACTCAAGAGTGTTGCATATTAAGGTGATTGCTATGGTATTTAAAAGGTGGAGCTTAAATTGCTGAAAaaggttaaaaattaatatttaatttgaaaagtatataaataaataattttttaaaatttataat
Encoded here:
- the LOC112751007 gene encoding uncharacterized protein isoform X1 encodes the protein MLSFFSFSRIMLRYALQIPNPSPCCVPYSPLRLCFPSTSSLHSHSHSHSQPQSLDEAVDSFSRMLSMRHPPSIIQFTKILGSLAKTNHFSTAISLFQQLQARGIAPDLFTLSIVINCCCGMGRMTLAFSVLAKIFRMDYQPNTVTLTTILKGLYLCGSVEKAVRFHDRLLVHGFQFNQVTYGTLITGLCKTGHTSAAIQVLRKIPRHGIVPNVFMYNSIIDSLYKVTLVNDAFHLYSEMLAKGISPNVITYNTQIYGLCLAGQLKEAVHLLNDMILINITPNVRTYSILIDGLCKEGKIKDAKNVLAVMTKHGVKPNVVTYNSFMDGFCLVNQVNKAKYVFNTMAESRVCPNVWSYNIMINGFCKSKMIDDALNLFEEMRRKNLVPNTVTYNTLVDGLGKSRRILCALELLEKMHDGGQPADIVTYSSLLDALFNIKQHDKALMLFNQMKECGIEPDMYTYNILIDGLCKSGRLKNAKEIFQDLSIKGYRPDVRTYTIMIKGLCKQGLLPEALAFLSKMEDNGCLPNAVTYEIIIRALFERGENDNAEKLLREMISKGLLQG
- the LOC112751007 gene encoding uncharacterized protein isoform X2, producing MLSMRHPPSIIQFTKILGSLAKTNHFSTAISLFQQLQARGIAPDLFTLSIVINCCCGMGRMTLAFSVLAKIFRMDYQPNTVTLTTILKGLYLCGSVEKAVRFHDRLLVHGFQFNQVTYGTLITGLCKTGHTSAAIQVLRKIPRHGIVPNVFMYNSIIDSLYKVTLVNDAFHLYSEMLAKGISPNVITYNTQIYGLCLAGQLKEAVHLLNDMILINITPNVRTYSILIDGLCKEGKIKDAKNVLAVMTKHGVKPNVVTYNSFMDGFCLVNQVNKAKYVFNTMAESRVCPNVWSYNIMINGFCKSKMIDDALNLFEEMRRKNLVPNTVTYNTLVDGLGKSRRILCALELLEKMHDGGQPADIVTYSSLLDALFNIKQHDKALMLFNQMKECGIEPDMYTYNILIDGLCKSGRLKNAKEIFQDLSIKGYRPDVRTYTIMIKGLCKQGLLPEALAFLSKMEDNGCLPNAVTYEIIIRALFERGENDNAEKLLREMISKGLLQG